DNA from Kitasatospora acidiphila:
GCCGAACCTCCTCGGTGGCAATGGCCCAGCCGCAGACCAGGTGGCCGGCGAGGCCGTCGTGCCCCGGCGCGACGTGGTACGTCGCGGTCCACTGATCACCCAGGAGCGGCATGTGGTAGGTCGACGACAGCCCGCCCTCGTGGATCTCGGCCGGATAGGTGAACGACCGCGACAGGATGCCGGGCACCGGGCCGAACTGCTCCTTGGCGTGCACGGTGACCCCGGTGCCGTCCGGATCGAGCACATAGCTCTCACGCAGCAGGTACTGGGTCACGCCGAACTTCGAGAGCCTGACCGTGTTGTCGGCCTCCCCGAACGCGCCTTCGGAGGGCTTGGCGACGATCGTCGACGCCAGCTGGGACTTGCCCGTCACCCACTGGGTCAGCTGCATCACGGCAACGAGCACGGTGTTCCGCAAGCCGATGCGGCCGGCCCTGAGGCGACTCCAGGAAGTCACCCGGAAGGCGAAGCTGCCGTGCCAGGTGCCGGTCCCAACCTGGAAGTAGTAGACGTGGCTTGGAGCATCAATGGGCGGCACGCCGGTCATCCGCTTCACCTTCCATTACCGAGAGTAGGACAGCCATCGCAGGTTGATCTTCAGGCCAGCTCCGCCAGTAGCGGCGCCGAACCAGCCCCGGCCTCCAAGTCCGCCTTGGCGTGGGCCAGTTCGAGGTGGGTGATCTCGAAGGTGGGGCTGGCGTGGAGGCCGTGAGCGACTTTGTGGGGGTCGGGGTGTGGGTTGGCGTACAACTGCCGGGCGAGGTCGCGTAGTTCGAGCATCACCGGGACGGCTGCCCGGAGCTGCTCGGGCTCGCCGTTGAAGGAGCGGTCGAGGAGCCGGAGCAGGCGGGCGTAGACGCGGTTGAAGCGGTCGGCGGCGGTGCGGACTTCGCTGCCCGGCGGGTAGTCGGCGACCTTGGCCTCGGGGTCGATGCGGTAGGCCGCGGTCCAGTCGACCGGCAGGGCGGGGCCGGTCGGCCCGGAGGCCGGGGTGTCGAGCGGGCCGTAGCGGCGCTCCTGGTGGATCTCCATGAACCGGAAGTAGTGGGCCACTTCGCGGGCTTGGCCGAAGAGCCGCCGGTCCGGGTTGTAGATGGAGCCCGGCAGGCCCTCGCCCTGTTCGGCGATGAGCTCGATCGCCTTGAGGGCCGATGGCAGGTCGGTCACGGGAAAGGCCATGCCGCCCGAGTTGTAGAAGTCCTCGGGGCCGATCTGGTACTCCAACTTCCCGCTGAACAGGTCGGGATGGCGCTCGGCCAGCCGGATCATGCCTTCGCGGATGGTGGCGTAGAACTGGCCGATGGACGTCCAGCCGCGCGGGTCCGGCCCCTCCCCCGCGCCGGGGAGCTCGTCGATGCGCTCGGGCCGTTCGATCCACAGGCCCGTTCTGATCGCCTCCGGGCCGAAGTTGCGCAGCGCGATCGGCACCTGCTCCTTGGCGTACGGGAGTTTGGCGGGGTAGTCGGTGACGAACCTGGGGTCGGCCACCACGGGCTTGCCGCCGACCGCGTTGAGCATGTTGGCGACCAGGGTCATGTGGAGCATCTCCGCCGATCGGCCAGTCGCGGCCGTAGCCGAACTCCGTTCGCACCTTGAAGTCCTGCGGGAGCATCCGGGGCGTGAGGCCGAGCCAGTGCATGCCCGTTCCGCCGGCCGCCCGCAGGTAGTCGCTGCCGTACGGCAGCGGGCCGTCCTGGACGAGGTAGCCGACGGCCTGGTAGCCGCGCCCGTCCTTGCCCGGCAGGGTGTCCAGGACGGACGGCGAGGGCGCTGCGGTGTTGGCGCGGTAGGGGGCGTTCGGCACCTTGATCAGTGCGGAGTAGTAGGTGTTCAGCGCGTCGAGGTGACCGGGCCAGGTGTTGAGGGTCTCGGTGCCGGCCTCCAGGACGAGGACGCGCCAGCCCTGGTCGCCGAGGCGCTTGGCGACCAGGGTGCCGGCCATCCCGCCGCCGACCACGATCACGTCGAAGCGGTGGCCGGCGACCGCACGCGCGCGGTTCACCGGCCGCCGCCCGGCTGCCGGCCGTCCCGGCGCACCGGCCCGCCGGGCGGCGGGAGTTCCGGTTCGCCCGGCGGTGGGGTCGCCCAGGTGCCGAACCCGGGCGCCTTGGCGCCCTGCGGATGGCCGTGGAACGTCCGCCACACCAGGCCCTCGACGTAGGCCTCGGGCGCAACCGTGAACGCGGTGTTGGCGCCCTGCCGGCGCAGCTCGGCATGGACGGCCGCGGCGAGCGGCGGCCACACCCCCAGGTACCACAGGTGGGCGATGGCCCGGGCGAGGTCCTGGTCGGCCTCGCCCTGGAGCCGCTCCGGGTCGAGCCCGACCTCCTCCAGAGCCGCCCGGAAGTCGCGGTACGCCTGCTCCCCGACCTCCTCGACGACGGCGTGCAGGTAGCGCGCGGCCATCCCGGTGCCGCGGAGCTCGAAGGTGTCGAACCCGGTGAGCGCGACGGACAGCGCCACGAACTGCTCGACATCGGCGGCGGGCAGGCCGGGCAGCGGCGCCTCGGGCAGGCCGGCACTCATCAGGGGCGAGGCGGTCAGCGGCACTCCGGTGGTCATCGGGAGTCCCCCGGTGGCGTCCTGGGGGCCTTGCCGGTGTCTGTCATCCGCTGCCGCCTCACACTCGTGCCTGCTGTCCGTTCGAGGTTCGTGGACGGAGGACTACCCGGCGGAGTTGTGCGGGCGTACGGCGCAGGGCCGCCATTCATCCGAACGGCCGCCCTGCGCTTGCCCGCGAGGGGCGAGGGGCGTTACGGCAGTGTCACCCCCACGGTGGCGGCCCAGATGGAGTCGGTGGAGGCCGTCGGGGCGACCGCGCTGCCCCAGGCGAGGGCCAGGCGGGTGGGTGAGAGGGTGGCGAAGCCGAAGGTGTCGCCGGGCCAGACGGTGGTGGTGCCGAAGCCCTGGGAGATCCGGGCCGGTGCGGAGAGCCAGCCCTGGGTGGTGGAGAAGGTGCGCAGGTACTGGGCGTAGCCGCGCGGGTCGCTGGAGCCCAGCCAGCCAACGTAGGCGATGCCGGGAGGTCCGGCGACGACCTGCATGACGTGCGGCACGTTGAGGGTGTCCGGCGGTGCTTGGACCGGCGTGGACCAGGTCGCGCCGTGGTCCTTGGAGTAGGCCAGCCAGCCGGTGTCGGTGCTGGTGCCCTGGGTGTCCCAGGTGGCGTACAGGGTGCCGTCCGGGCCGAGGGCTTCGCTGCCGTCGATCCACCACTCGCTGTTGTTCATGGAGCCGGCGTCCGGGCCGATCCGCACCGGCTGCGACCAGGTGGCGCCGCCGTCGGTGGAGCGCGCCGCGTAGGTGTAGGCGACGGTCAGGTCGTCGGTCGGGATGTTGGTGACCGTGTAGCCCTGGTAGACCACGTCGAGCGAGCCGTCCGGCTCGACCAGGATCGGCGCGCTGTCGCCGCCGCTGTTCGGGTAGCCGGGGCTGATGTGCGACATCGCGCTCCAAGTCCGGCCGCCGTCGGTGGACTTCTGCATGACGGCGTTGACGTCGCCGGTGGCGAACGCGCAACTGCCGTTGGACGCGCAGATGGTGGTGATGGCGGCGGCGCTCGGTCCGTAGTCCCAGGTCAGGTAGACGGTGCCGTCCGGCCCGACGGTGATGAAGTCGCGGTCACCCCAGTTGCCGGAGTCCGGCGGGGTGATCACGCCGGCGGTCGTGAACGAGGCACCGTGGTCGGTGCTGACGTCGATGACGGGATAGGTCAGACCGGCGCGGGAGACCATGAACGCCGCGTAGACGGTGCCGTTCGGGGCGACGGTGATCGCCGGGTCCCAGGACCGGCCGCCCTTCTGGCCGACGCTGCCCGGCAGGGTGAGCGGCGTGCCGAAGGTGGCGCCGCCGTTCAGCGAGGCCGTGACTCCGATGCCCTTGCAGCCCATCCACTCGTCGTAGACGGCGTTCGCGGCCGGATCGGTGGCCTCGATGGTCTCGGCGTTCTGCCCGGCGCAGGATCCGGAGATGTCCGTCGGCGTGCTGGTGGTGTAGGTCGCGGTGGCGACGGCGTTGACGGGGGCCGGTACGGCCAGTGCGGGGCTCGCCGTGAAGGCGAGTGCGGCGATCCCCGCACAGAGGCCGGCTGACAGGGACGATCTGAACGTGGCGCGAGGTGAAGGCACGGGCTGATCTCCTCACGGTGCAACGGAGTTGAGGGTGGCGGGCCGTCACCAGGGCGGCTCCGCCTCCGGACGGATTACCCCAACCACCGCATCCGAAGCCCCGACAGGCGCATCCGAAGCCCCGCCCCTCGCACCGGGCGGCGGCCGCCCGTCAGGCCGACCGGACGGGCAGGCCGCG
Protein-coding regions in this window:
- a CDS encoding ferritin-like domain-containing protein, with protein sequence MLHMTLVANMLNAVGGKPVVADPRFVTDYPAKLPYAKEQVPIALRNFGPEAIRTGLWIERPERIDELPGAGEGPDPRGWTSIGQFYATIREGMIRLAERHPDLFSGKLEYQIGPEDFYNSGGMAFPVTDLPSALKAIELIAEQGEGLPGSIYNPDRRLFGQAREVAHYFRFMEIHQERRYGPLDTPASGPTGPALPVDWTAAYRIDPEAKVADYPPGSEVRTAADRFNRVYARLLRLLDRSFNGEPEQLRAAVPVMLELRDLARQLYANPHPDPHKVAHGLHASPTFEITHLELAHAKADLEAGAGSAPLLAELA
- a CDS encoding sialidase family protein; this encodes MPSPRATFRSSLSAGLCAGIAALAFTASPALAVPAPVNAVATATYTTSTPTDISGSCAGQNAETIEATDPAANAVYDEWMGCKGIGVTASLNGGATFGTPLTLPGSVGQKGGRSWDPAITVAPNGTVYAAFMVSRAGLTYPVIDVSTDHGASFTTAGVITPPDSGNWGDRDFITVGPDGTVYLTWDYGPSAAAITTICASNGSCAFATGDVNAVMQKSTDGGRTWSAMSHISPGYPNSGGDSAPILVEPDGSLDVVYQGYTVTNIPTDDLTVAYTYAARSTDGGATWSQPVRIGPDAGSMNNSEWWIDGSEALGPDGTLYATWDTQGTSTDTGWLAYSKDHGATWSTPVQAPPDTLNVPHVMQVVAGPPGIAYVGWLGSSDPRGYAQYLRTFSTTQGWLSAPARISQGFGTTTVWPGDTFGFATLSPTRLALAWGSAVAPTASTDSIWAATVGVTLP